The following are encoded together in the Strongyloides ratti genome assembly S_ratti_ED321, chromosome : 2 genome:
- a CDS encoding Catalase codes for MPKNPADLQLENFKNSQSNQERLTTSYGAPIGNKLASLTVGKRGLMLMQDVVYMDEMAHFDRERIPERVVHAKGAGAHGYLEITNDITKYCKADIFSNVGKKTPLFVRFSTVGGELGSADTVRDPRGFAIKFYTEEGNWDLVGNNTPIFFIRDPIFFPSFIHTQKRNPQTHLKDPTAMWDFWGHRPESIHQVMILMSDRGIPDGYRHMNGYGSHTFKLVNNDNQAVYCKFHFKTNQGIKNLPVDVAGKLASEDPDYSIRDLFNAIENGDYPSWNFYIQVMTFEEAEKCPFNPFDVTKVWSHKDYPLIPVGKMVLNRNPKNYFAEVEQSAFCPAHVVPGIEFSPDRMLQGRIFSYTDTHFHRLGPNYNQLPINCPFRSRPYNMQRDGNMAVYNQDSSPNYHPNSFKGATENKKYVESKFHISGDVGRYDDGDEDNFSQPAIFWNKVLDEEGRKRLINNIAGTMKGVNEAVVNRAIANFAKVDKRMGEMLRMAVDKINANIRIKSNI; via the coding sequence atgccaAAAAATCCAGCTGATCTACAACTtgagaattttaaaaattctcaAAGTAATCAAGAACGATTAACAACATCATATGGTGCACCTATTGGAAATAAATTGGCATCTCTTACAGTTGGAAAACGTGGATTAATGTTGATGCAAGATGTTGTCTATATGGATGAAATGGCACATTTTGATAGAGAACGTATACCAGAACGTGTTGTTCATGCTAAAGGTGCTGGAGCACATGGTTATCTTGAAATAACTAatgatataacaaaatattgtaaaGCTGATATATTTAGTAATGTCGGAAAGAAGACACCATTATTTGTACGTTTTTCAACAGTTGGTGGAGAGTTAGGTTCAGCTGACACAGTAAGAGATCCTCGTGGCTTTgctattaaattttatacagAAGAAGGTAATTGGGATTTAGTTGGAAATAATACACCAATTTTCTTTATTCGTGATCCAATTTTTTTCCCAAGTTTTATTCATACACAAAAGCGTAATCCTCAGACACATCTTAAAGATCCAACAGCTATGTGGGATTTTTGGGGTCATAGACCTGAATCTATTCATCAAGTTATGATTCTTATGTCAGATCGTGGTATACCTGATGGTTATAGACATATGAATGGTTATGGTTCACATACCTTTAAATTagttaataatgataatcaagcagtttattgtaaatttcattttaaaactaatcaaggaattaaaaatttacctgTTGATGTTGCTGGTAAATTAGCAAGTGAAGATCCTGATTATAGTATTAGAGATTTATTTAATGCAATTGAAAATGGAGATTACCCATCATggaatttttatattcaagtTATGACTTTTGAGGAAGCTGAAAAATGTCCATTCAATCCATTTGATGTTACAAAAGTATGGTCCCATAAAGATTATCCACTTATTCCAGTAGGAAAAATGGTTCTTAATCGTAAtccaaaaaattattttgctGAAGTTGAACAGTCAGCCTTTTGTCCAGCTCATGTTGTACCAGGAATTGAATTTTCACCAGATCGTATGTTACAAGGAagaattttttcatatactGATACACATTTTCATAGACTTGGACCAAATTATAATCAATTACCAATTAATTGTCCATTTAGAAGTCGCCCCTACAATATGCAAAGAGATGGAAATATGGCTGTTTATAATCAAGATTCTTCACCTAATTATCATCCAAATTCATTTAAAGGTGCTactgaaaataaaaaatatgtagaATCAAAATTCCATATTTCTGGTGATGTTGGTAGATATGATGATGGTGATGAGGACAATTTTTCACAACCTGCTATCTTCTGGAACAAAGTTTTAGATGAAGAAGGTAGAAAAAgacttattaataatattgcaGGAACAATGAAAGGTGTTAATGAGGCTGTAGTTAATAGAGCTATTGCTAACTTTGCTAAAGTTGATAAAAGAATGGGAGAAATGCTTAGAATGGctgttgataaaattaatgctAATATAAGAATTAAATCTAACATTTGA
- a CDS encoding 26S proteasome non-ATPase regulatory subunit 11, with the protein MLLTENILEHIGDGSREDILKSKEEFKREEEEILIEVANELADKGRTDDLRLMIKKVRPFLVSLGKAKAAMIVRKLVDMCLMIEGQDGDIKIDLCKECIQWANEQNRTFLRQSLQARLVKLYNDLGKYDEALKLSNTLVKELKKMDDKDLIVEVQLEEAKACYSLSNFSKSRAALTSARTTANAIYIVPRMQASLDMMSGILHAADEKDFKTGFSYFYEAFEGFDSIDDKSEALKALKYMLLCKVMLDSPDDVKSLLSQKLALKYSGRDLDAMRAVANAAKKRSLRDFNDAFMSYKDELQTDLVVRKHFNVLSDAMLEKDLCRIIEPYDRLEIEYIARKINLPTDMVEKKLAQMILDNKISGSLNQACGILTIHGEEKVNSSYQTAIETINALGEVVDVLYERAKKIR; encoded by the exons ATGCTTTTAACTGAGAATATTCTTGAACACATTGGAGATGGATCTCGTGAGGATATTCTTAAATCAAAAGAag agTTTAAAAGAGAAGAGGAAGAGATTCTTATTGAAGTTGCAAATGAGTTAGCTGATAAAGGAAGAACAGACGATCTTCGtcttatgataaaaaaagttcGTCCATTTCTCGTGTCTCTGGGAAAAGCTAAAGCAGCTATGATCGTTCGTAAACTTGTTGATATGTGTCTTATGATTGAAGGACAAGATGGCGATATAAAGATTGATCTTTGTAAAGAATGCATTCAATGGGCTAATGAACAAAATAGGACATTTTTGAGACAGTCTCTTCAGGCAAGACttgtaaaattatacaatgaTCTTGGAAAATATGATGAagctttaaaattatctaacACATTAGTAAAAGAATTAAAGAAGATGGATGACAAAGATTTAATTGTAGAGGTACAACTTGAAGAAGCTAAAGCTTGTTATTCATTGTCAAACTTTTCCAAATCAAGAGCTGCTCTTACTTCAGCTAGAACAACAGCAAATGCCATTTATATCGTTCCAAGGATGCAAGCATCCCTTGATATGATGTCTGGTATTCTCCATGCAGCAGAcgaaaaagattttaaaacaGGATTTTCTTATTTCTATGAGGCTTTCGAAGGCTTTGATTCTATTGATGACAAATCTGAAGCTTTAAAAGCATTGAAATATATGCTTCTTTGCAAGGTCATGTTAGATTCACCAGACGATGTTAAATCTTTATTATCACAAAAGTTGGCTCTTAAATATTCTGGAAGAGATCTTGATGCTATGAGAGCAGTTGCAAATGCAGCTAAAAAACGCTCCTTACGCGATTTTAACGATGCTTTCATGAGTTACAAGGATGAATTACAAACAGACTTGGTCGTAAGAAAGCACTTTAATGTTCTTTCTGATGCAATGCTCGAGAAAGATTTGTGCCGAATAATTGAACCTTACGATCGCTTGGAAATTGAATATATTgctagaaaaataaatttacccACAGATAtggtagaaaaaaaattggcACAAATGATTTTGGACAACAAGATTAGTGGTAGTCTAAATCAAGCTTGCGGAATTTTAACTATCCATGGAGAGGAAAAGGTAAACTCGTCATACCAAACAGCTATTGAGACGATAAATGCACTTGGAGAAGTCGTAGACGTCTTGTATGAACGTGCCAAGAAAATCCgttaa
- a CDS encoding CCR4-NOT transcription complex subunit 1 — translation MSSTVFNLDNPSNWKITSSVHECREYLLAQENGENNLTEENISQSIIAILKILSGIASEPDFASLENTINGENFAKAIIEIKPDLDWRRVIELLDDKELKVTSPRGLMVITSILRTAYPDPATFPVDCLYRIWNNKKNHLSWISTIVSNSEIFSFEDYKHIPINTSAMKTQPPDTKDLGNWKCQEFYELIFHYIDITDFTRAIYQIFQRAACQACNSELLVLGMVQSIPPREFTQTRRNLMKALIQTLIMSNSPSPAVVNVVWNWSGWEFTTDTPKLVIKQVFADIYTNCPDEQKLTRTLEIAHELKPDGLTDILESGTNREFTLNLAFLAARRDYLKLDTYLETMIDKALENLDDNFIFELVRVVKKKLALPPGSNSVVFSRDTITIIYNVLAAKLPKDRTSTIKNSLRELYQAIKDRDIPKENGATPIVPAPPTEVFNRGVVNRPVYPPMVPIPGNINQQSMMMRNMINIRQGVLGSTIPTGQSIAVSDGIKKEPILEITGNEDLSVYKFEQHAQDKANILFQTIYSPSGASGVREFIDKLKMCKNSAKSEDKEVLLCVIKSLFEEYQYFKDYPIRELRVTAEVYGLLIKESIVTGQHLTYALNRIYESVKEKDSPLYTFGLSAIAVFIEKLPQFVPFCRALTTYNHFKMWPTDLRTLILNITNGVPIDRLGISPLKCQNDASSGRQSAVITSLANVDTLVKATEGENSQCKNPPKEVIEKVGFIMNNLAESNLKEKAFDIKEFIKNYKEDFSFWFARYLVVHRIAIEVNHHKMYNMLLKEIGNETLDDMIKKETFRSITILLRLDTRIRNQAYADRQTLKNMGNWLGMITIARDKPIVSCDLDLKSLLLEAYHKGEEEIAFVVPFITRVISSAAKSTLFDAKCAWISSILSVLAEMYYESSLKLNLKFEIEVLCNDLEIKLSDIVVGKTLKNTDLIKGLTSQMGKFKKVETETAPSPIPPAVRPQIPPANLTIPLTTAFTPSEEVALPIESLYKFHYHDVTVNVVDFFTKNCAFPQGNIIIQAMPVIKRTIFKAMSDAIVEMKPFIFEKALKHSLAVTESLLKKDFIFETNVYKIKEAAHNLMRSSTAALIAVNVKDHMAQTLMHQLKTQITNVVMQQTDLNIPKEQLIGLIDALVKDLYTLNEELITCISIKNAVDKGAVDITRMVSEYVNGRYIIGDNKLTPAPNARAVQSVLPDELKFNEDGVTFAQYKVYENLASTICGFRYTTSNPVDDFKVDNLPMPQNIFEPENMSKSILLMLRCLNGIIQYHQSNSQAFPHVKAFQGLGGIRNDLSTLLSSPKSPANLIAAAKGMVEHFMGGYELDFYAKNKENKQLYVFGIDTNTKLRDLFLNFIQQLTAHVRSHEIVNIITKTICERSPELLAKEIPAIEIMCRSGLINPKAMDYHFAKKINEKSLPDINFCSRMNAYFSMDAKFYHHFSSGFMTTVIALKKYNASLTASRETPTAPASNVSEAIENVMFNGQDLAQFGLPVDKLHQIESTLNISAVSTFDDAPSPIALKAEKVYREWLRHVHMPEYSNRNVDLYKIIFRLMDEEGVLSSDEMLTEFLFCIIHMCVDLSKRLDEVFTGVMNPTVLRQRHHRHLDGFVKLIYLFVKFGDSSSPAIRSKIFISFCSIFTRSFVGEYTTNEAKFLPHIYHRMMLMLFCQLTRPDSELEPILLQLCETFGQLMFTLQPKHYPSFVFVWMDILAHRNVISAYLDNDGTSPESIKKWSVYAQLLSCGVKFLSPFLGKNSEMKTSIQHLYSGLLKLLLVLLHDFPDLLSEYYFKLVDYVPIHCTQVRNIILSAYPKSQPLPDPFTTNLAHFESLPEMRADPKFHLQFSSYLPSAFTKQLDDFLESRTNVDFLSQLTTLCKSHPPNSNHESKYNISFINALVLYVGVKAIENLNSKNLPIVTATMAHTSYMDVLEYLAASLDPEGRFIFFSAMANNLRHPCSHTLYFSKAFLYLFKEIGQIVIQEQLTRTLFERIICLRPHPWGLLVTFIELIRNPTYNFWSHNFVTCAPELNRLLSCVSSSTQVKGSNLDLSSTAGTSSGENTSPAVEAL, via the exons ATGTCCTCGACGGTCTTTAATCTAGACAACCCATCGAATTGGAAAATTACTAGTAGTGTTCACGAGTGTCGAGAATATCTTTTGGCACAAGAAAATGGAGAAAATAATTTGACagaagaaaatatttctcAGTCCATAATAGCTATTCTTAAAATTCTTTCGGGTATCGCATCGGAACCAg ACTTTGCATCTTTAGAAAATACAATTAATGGTGAAAATTTTGCAAAAGCaattattgaaattaaaCCAGATCTGGATTGGAGAAGAGTTATAGAGTTATTAGATGATAAAGAGTTAAAAGTTACATCTCCACGTGGTTTAATGGTGATTACAAGTATATTGCGTACTGCATATCCAGATCCAGCAACATTTCCTGTTGATTGTCTTTATAGGATTTGGAACAATAAAAAGAATCATCTCTCTTGGATATCAACAATTGTTTCGAATAgtgaaattttttcttttgaagATTATAAACATATACCAATTAATACCTCAGCAATGAAGACACAACCTCCTGATACAAAGGATCTAGGAAATTGGAAATGTCAAGAATTTTATGAATtgatttttcattatattgaTATTACTGATTTTACGAGAGctatttatcaaattttccAAAGAGCGGCTTGTCAGGCATGTAATTCAGAATTGCTTGTTCTTGGTATGGTTCAGTCAATTCCACCTAGAGAATTTACTCAAACACGAAGAAACTTGATGAAGGCCTTAATACAAACATTAATAATGAGTAATTCACCTTCACCCGCTGTTGTGAATGTTGTTTGGAATTGGTCTGGATGGGAATTTACTACTGACACTCCTAAATTAGTAATAAAACAGGTTTTTGCTGATATTTATACTAACTGTCCTGATGAGCAAAAATTAACAAGAACTTTAGAAATAGCTCATGAATTAAAACCTGATGGCTTGACGGATATCCTAGAATCAGGAACCAATAGGgaatttactttaaatttagCTTTTCTTGCTGCCCGTCGTGACTATTTGAAACTTGACACTTATTTAGAAACAATGATTGATAAAGCTTTAGAAAATCTagatgataattttatttttgaattagTTCGTGTTGTTAAAAAGAAACTGGCTTTACCACCAGGATCTAATAGTGTTGTTTTTTCAAGAGATACCataactattatttataatgtgTTGGCAGCAAAGTTACCAAAAGACCGTACTagtacaattaaaaattctcTTCGAGAGTTATACCAAGCTATTAAGGACAGGGATATACCAAAAGAAAATGGTGCTACACCTATTGTTCCAGCTCCACCAACTGAAGTTTTTAATCGTGGAGTTGTCAATAGACCTGTATATCCACCTATGGTACCAATACCCGGTAATATTAATCAACAAAGTATGATGATGAGGAATATGATAAACATTCGCCAGGGTGTATTAGGTTCAACTATACCTACCGGTCAGAGTATTGCTGTGTCTGAtggtattaaaaaagaacCTATTCTTGAAATAACTGGGAATGAAGATTTATCAGTTTACAAGTTTGAACAACATGCTCAAGATAAAGCAAACATACTTTTCCAAACAATTTATTCACCATCCGGAGCTAGTGGTGTGAGAGAATTTATTGACAAACTTAAAATGTGCAAAAATAGTGCTAAATCAGAGGATAAGGAAGTATTGTTGTGtgtaataaaaagtttatttgaagagtatcaatattttaaagattatcCAATTAGAGAATTAAGGGTAACTGCAGAAGTTTACGGATTACTTATAAAAGAAAGTATTGTTACTGGGCAACATTTAACATATGCATTAAATAGAATTTATGAAAgtgtaaaagaaaaagattcTCCTCTTTATACATTTGGTTTAAGTGCGATAGCagtttttattgaaaaattaccTCAATTTGTACCATTTTGTAGAGCATTAACTActtataatcattttaaaatgtgGCCAACTGATTTAAgaacattaatattaaatattactaaCGGTGTTCCAATTGATAGATTAGGTATTTCGCCGTTAAAGTGTCAGAATGATGCAAGTTCTGGAAGGCAATCAGCTGTAATTACTTCTTTAGCAAATGTTGATACACTTGTCAAAGCAACTGAAGGAGAAAATAGCCAATGTAAAAATCCACCAAAGGAAGTAATAGAAAAAGTTGGATTTATTATGAATAACTTAGCTGAAAGTAATTTAAAGGAAAAGGCAtttgatataaaagaatttattaaaaattataaagaagatttttctttttggTTTGCTAGATATTTAGTGGTTCATAGAATAGCTATTGAAGTTAATCAtcataaaatgtataatatgTTATTGAAAGAAATTGGAAATGAAACTCTAGATGATATGATTAAGAAAGAAACTTTTCGGAGTATTACAATTCTTCTTCGTTTAGATACAAGAATTAGAAATCAAGCATATGCTGATAGGCAAACTTTGAAAAATATGGGAAATTGGCTCGGTATGATAACAATTGCTAGAGACAAACCAATTGTTTCATGTGATCttgatttaaaaagtttattgtTAGAAGCTTATCATAAAGGAGAAGAAGAGATTGCTTTTGTTGTACCATTTATTACCAGGGTTATCAGTTCAGCAGCTAAAAGTACTCTATTTGATGCTAAATGTGCTTGGATAAGTTCAATACTTAGTGTGTTAGCTGAAATGTATTATGAATCGAGtttgaaattaaatttaaaatttgaaattgaGGTATTGTGTAATGATttggaaataaaattaagtgACATAGTTGTTGGAAAAACACTCAAAAATACAGATTTAATAAAGGGTTTAACTTCACAAATGGGTAAATTTAAGAAAGTTGAAACAGAAACTGCTCCCTCTCCAATACCACCAGCTGTACGACCACAAATACCTCCAGCCAATTTAACAATTCCTTTGACTACAGCATTTACTCCAAGTGAAGAAGTTGCTTTACCAATAGAATCTCTTTACAAATTTCATTACCATGATGTTACTGTAAATGTTGTTGacttttttacaaaaaattgtGCTTTTCCACAAGggaatattattattcagGCAATGCCAGTTATTAAaagaacaatttttaaagcaATGTCAGATGCAATCGTTGAAATGAAaccatttatttttgaaaaagcTCTTAAACATTCTCTTGCTGTAACTGAATCTttacttaaaaaagattttatttttgaaactaatgtttataaaattaaagaagcTGCACATAATTTAATGAGAAGTTCTACAGCTGCTTTAATTGCTGTTAATGTTAAAGATCATATGGCTCAAACATTAATGCATCAACTTAAAACACAAATTACTAATGTAGTTATGCAACAAACAGACTTGAATATTCCTAAAGAACAACTTATTGGATTAATTGATGCCTTAgtaaaagatttatataCACTTAATGAAGAATTAATTACATGCATTTCAATAAAGAATGCTGTTGATAAGGGAGCTGTTGATATAACAAGAATGGTTAGTGAATATGTAAATGGAAGATATATTATTGGTGACAATAAACTTACTCCAGCACCAAATGCTCGTGCAGTTCAAAGCGTTTTACCAGATGAATTAAAGTTTAACGAAGATGGAGTTACATTTGCCCAATATAAAGTTTATGAAAATTTGGCTAGTACTATTTGTGGATTTAGATATACAACATCAAATCCTGTCGATGATTTTAAAGTTGACAATTTACCGATGccacaaaatatatttgaaccTGAGAATATGTCAAAAAGTATCCTTCTTATGCTTCGATGTCTTAATGGTATTATTCAATATCACCAATCTAATAGTCAAGCTTTTCCACATGTGAAAGCATTCCAAGGATTAGGTGGTATTAGAAATGATTTATCGACTCTTTTAAGTTCTCCAAAGAGTCCAGCAAATCTTATTGCAGCTGCTAAAGGTATGGTTGAACATTTTATGGGTGGATATGAATTAGATTTTTAtgcaaaaaataaagaaaataaacaattatatgTTTTTGGTATTGATACAAATACTAAACTAAGagatctttttttaaattttatccaACAATTAACTGCTCATGTTAGAAGTCATGAgattgtaaatattataactaaAACAATTTGTGAAAGATCACCTGAACTTTTAGCTAAGGAAATTCCTGCAATTGAAATAATGTGCAGAAGTGGTCTTATTAATCCAAAAGCTATGGATTATCATTttgctaaaaaaattaatgaaaaaagtcttcctgatataaatttttgttcaAGAATGAATGCTTATTTTTCTATGGATgcaaaattttatcatcattttAGTTCTGGTTTTATGACAACTGTTATTgctttaaaaaagtataatgcTTCTTTGACTGCTAGCAGAGAAACACCAACTGCCCCTGCTTCAAATGTTTCTGAAGCAATTGAAAATGTTATGTTTAATGGACAAGATTTAGCACAATTTGGTTTACCTGTTGACAAACTTCATCAAATTGAAAgtactttaaatatatctgCAGTATCAACTTTTGATGATGCACCATCTCCAATAGCTTTAAAAGCTGAAAAAGTTTACAGAGAATGGCTTAGACATGTTCATATGCCAGAATATTCAAATAGAAATGTTGATCTttataagattatttttcGCTTAATGGATGAAGAAGGTGTACTTTCTAGTGATGAAATGTTGacagaatttttattttgcaTTATTCATATGTGTGTTGATTTGTCTAAACGTTTAGATGAAGTATTTACTGGTGTTATGAATCCAACCGTTCTTCGCCAACGCCATCATCGTCATTTAGATGGATTTGTAAAGTTGATTTATCTTTTTGTCAAATTTGGTGATTCATCTTCTCCCGCTATTAGATCaaagatttttatatcattctGTTCTATTTTTACAAGATCATTTGTTGGAGAATATACTACAAATGAAGCTAAATTCCTTCCACATATCTATCACAGAATGATGTTAATGCTTTTCTGTCAATTAACTAGACCAGATTCTGAACTTGAACCAATTTTACTTCAATTATGTGAAACATTTGGTCAATTAATGTTTACATTACAACCAAAACATTACCCTTCATTTGTTTTTGTATGGATGGATATTCTTGCACATAGAAATGTAATAAGTGCATATTTGGATAATGATGGCACAAGTCCtgaatcaattaaaaaatggtCAGTTTATGCACAATTATTGTCATGCGGTGTTAAATTTCTCTCACCTTTCCTTGGTAAAAATTCTGAAATGAAAACTTCTATTCAACATTTATATTCTGGGTTACTTAAACTTTTACTGGTACTTCTTCATGATTTTCCCGATCTCTTAAgtgaatattattttaaattggtTGATTATGTACCAATACATTGTACACAAGTTAGAAATATAATTCTTTCTGCATATCCAAAATCTCAACCATTACCAGATCCATTCACCACTAATTTAGCTCATTTTGAATCACTTCCGGAAATGCGTGCTGATCCTAAATTTCATTTACAATTTAGCAGTTATCTTCCATCTGCATTCACAAAACAGTTAGATGATTTTTTGGAATCAAGAACAAATGTAGATTTCTTGTCTCAACTTACAACATTATGCAAAAGCCACCCTCCAAATTCGAATCACGAATCTAAATATAACATTAGTTTTATAAATGCTTTGGTTTTGTATGTTGGAGTTAAAGCTATTGAAAATCTTAACagtaaaaatttaccaaTTGTCACAGCAACTATGGCACATACTTCATACATGGATGTTTTGGAGTATCTTGCTGCATCTTTGGATCCTGAAGGaagatttatatttttttctgcTATGGCTAATAATCTTAGACATCCATGTAGTcatacattatatttttcgaAAGCATTCCTTTACTTGTTTAAAGAAATAGGACAAATTGTTATTCAAGAACAACTTACAAG aacATTATTTGAAAGAATAATTTGCCTTCGACCACATCCATGGGGTCTTCTTGTTACATTTATAGAATTAATTCGTAATCCTACCTACAATTTCTGGTCTCATAACTTTGTAACTTGTGCTCCAGAATTGAATCGTCTTCTTAGTTGTGTTTCTAGTTCAACACAAGTAAAAGGATCAAATTTGGATTTATCCTCAACAGCAGGAACTTCATCCGGTGAGAATACATCTCCAGCAGTAGAAGCACTTTAG
- a CDS encoding Tubulin beta-2A chain, whose translation MREIVHVQTGQCGNQIGAKFWEVISEEHGIQTDGSFIGNDSDKCLDRIDVYYNEANGGKYVPRAIMVDLEPGTMDSIRGSSYGQLFRPDNFIFGQSGAGNNWAKGHYTEGAELVESVMDVVRKEAEGCDCLQGFQLTHSLGGGTGSGMGTLLISKIREEFPDRIMSSFSVFPSPKVSDTVVEPYNATLSVHQLVENTDETFCIDNEALYDICFRTLKLASPTYHDLNHLVSMTMSGVTTCLRFPGQLNADLRKLAVNMVPFPRLHFFMPGFAPLASSGISAYNALTVPELTQQMFDAKNMMTACDPRHGRYLTVAAMFRGQMSMREVDEQMMSIQLKNAPYFVEWVPNNVKTAVCDIPPKGLKMSATFIGNTTAIQEIFKRISEQFTSMFRRKAFLHWYTGEGMDEMEFTEAESNMNDLVAEYQQYQEATADDFDDAEYNHEDAEEE comes from the exons atgagAGAAATTGTTCATGTCCAGACTGGTCAATGTGGCAATCAAATTGGAGCAAAA tTTTGGGAAGTTATTTCTGAAGAACATGGTATTCAAACTGATGGATCATTTATAGGAAATGACTCAGATAAATGTTTAGATAGAATTGatgtttattataatgaaGCCAATGGAGGAAAATATGTTCCACGTGCAATTATGGTTGATTTAGAACCAGGAACAATGGATTCTATAAGAGGCTCTTCATATGGACAACTCTTTAGACcagataattttatttttggaCAGTCTGGAGCTGGAAACAATTGGGCTAAAGGGCATTATACTGAAGGCGCTGAACTTGTCGAAAGTGTAATGGATGTTGTTAGAAAGGAAGCTGAAGGATGTGACTGTCTTCAAGGATTTCAATTGACACATTCTCTTGGAGGAGGTACTGGGTCAGGTATGGGAACTCTtcttatttcaaaaattcgTGAAGAATTTCCTGACAGAATTATGTCATCTTTTTCTGTTTTTCCATCACCAAAAGTTTCTGATACTGTTGTTGAGCCATACAATGCAACTTTGTCTGTCCATCAACTTGTTGAAAACACTGATGAAACATTTTGTATTGATAATGAAGCATTATACGATATTTGTTTCAGAACTCTTAAACTTGCTTCACCAACATATCATGATTTAAATCATCTTGTTTCTATGACTATGTCTGGTGTCACAACATGCTTACGTTTTCCAGGACAGTTAAATGCTGATCTTAGAAAACTTGCAGTCAACATGGTACCATTTCCACgtcttcatttttttatgcCTGGATTTGCTCCTCTTGCTTCTAGTGGTATTTCAGCTTATAATGCACTCACAGTTCCAGAACTTACTCAACAAATGTTTGATGCAAAGAATATGATGACTGCCTGTGATCCAAGACATGGACGGTATCTTACTGTCGCTGCTATGTTTAGAGGACAAATGTCTATGAGAGAAGTTGATGAACAAATGATGTCAATTCAATTAAAGAATGCTCCATACTTTGTTGAATGGGTACCTAACAATGTTAAGACAGCTGTTTGTGATATTCCTCCAAAAGGATTAAAAATGTCAGCTACTTTTATTGGAAATACTACAGCTATTCAAGAGATTTTCAAACGAATATCTGAACAATTCACTTCTATGTTTAGACGTAAGGCATTTCTACATTGGTATACTGGTGAAGGTATGGATGAGATGGAATTTACTGAAGCTGAATCTAATATGAATGATCTTGTTGCCGAGTATCAGCAATATCAAGAAGCTACTGCCGATGATTTTGATGATGCTGAATATAATCATGAGGATGCTGAAGAggaataa